One genomic window of Glycine soja cultivar W05 chromosome 9, ASM419377v2, whole genome shotgun sequence includes the following:
- the LOC114425292 gene encoding NADH dehydrogenase [ubiquinone] 1 alpha subcomplex subunit 1-like, which produces MNLRWMEAVLPLGIIAGMLCVMGNAQYYIHKSAHGRPKHIGNDMWDVAMERRDKKLVEQASPSN; this is translated from the exons atGAACTTGAGATGGATGGAAGCGGTGCTGCCGCTGGGAATCATAGCGGGAATGCTCTGCGTCATGGGAAACGCTCAGTATTACATTCACAAATCCGCGCATGGCAGA CCTAAGCACATCGGGAACGATATGTGGGACGTGGCCATGGAACGAAGGGACAAGAAGCTTGTCGAGCAAGCCTCTCCCTCCAATTAA